In the genome of Williamwhitmania sp., the window TCCATTGATAATTTTGCTTGTGAAGGGCTATGGGCTGTCAGGGTTACTTCCGTTGGATATGCCCTCCAACTGGATTTCCGTTCATCCGGGAATGGCTCCATGGGTATTTAACCCCATTGTGGAGCGGTGTAACCGAATAGCTACCCGCTTTGCCACCCGGATTGCCGAGGGGCGACGCTACCTGCATCCCTACGTGTTCATCTTTCTTCCGCTTGACCTCTTTTTGATACCAATAGGCATTGCCTACCAAGCGGTTGGTCGCTTTCTTCTGTCGAAAACATTTTTTGCAACCACCGACTGCAATGGGTGTAATTTATGCGTGGAGAAATGTCCTGTAGGTGCTGTTAAGATGGTTGATGGTCGTCCATTTTGGACATTCAGCTGCGAAAGCTGCATGCGCTGTATGAACATTTGCCCCAAGCAGGCCGTTCAAACGCCACACCTATTTGCGGCGGTGCTTATCACCATAGTTGCTGCGCTGCCAGTTACTCAATGGTTACACCAGCAACTTGGGCTCCTTATTCCGTCTGTGTATAACTCCTTTCAGTGGCCGTGGAATATCCTCATTGCCAGTGTGGTTAATATTCCAGTATTCTTTGTTGTCTACTACGTGTTTCATCTGCTAGTGCGATATGCTTGGATTAACAAGCTATTTCGCTACACCTCATTAACCTACTATTGGCGTCGATATTTGGCTCCCACCATTTCAGCGAAAGACTTTACTCGGAAATAAAAAAAAGCTTCACGAAGTCGTGAAGCTTAAGTAAAAAGTTCTGCGGGGTTATATACTCAGCTTATGCTAGTTTCACATTTACCGCATTCAACCCTTTTTTGCCCTCTTGAAGTTCGAATGTTACATCGTCACCTTCTTTGATACGGTCGATAAGACCTGTGGCGTGAACAAAATACTCTTTTTCTGTCTCATTGTCCTTAATAAATCCAAAACCTTTAGACTCATTAAAGAATTTTACTTTTCCGTTTTTCATAATGTGTAATTAAAATCTATTGTCAAATATAAGGCAAAAATTACGACTATACACATTTTCTTCAAAAATAATCTCTGATTATCAACTTGTCCACAAAATATTTTTTGAAGGTCAACGCGGAATGGTCTCCGATTAATTCCTTTTGGGCCTGCAGTTGGTTTTATTGTTACTATTCCTCGGCATCGGGGCCAAAAATGGTGAGCCGATACTTATGGTAGAAAAATGATACCACGAGAAGCAACACTCCCAGCGCAACCAGTACAGCGGTTTTTGCTATGGGGGTTAGGTGCGAAATGTCGTAGAAGAAGAACTTTAGCAACGTTACCGAGAAAAGAACGATGGCCCCAATTCGAAGGTGACGTTTCTTTTTCCACATGCCTAGCACTATCAAAAGAAAGGCGAAAATGCCCCAAAGAATGCTTAAACCAAGCTTGTATGAGTTGCTGTAACCACTCAAACTTAGCCAATTGATAAGTTCGCTGCTTAGAATCCACAGTGCCGAAAGCGCTACAAAAAGTTCCATCGGTTCTTTCACCTTGGCAAGCCAGCTGCGCTCTCTCGTCTCCAAAAAAC includes:
- a CDS encoding EFR1 family ferrodoxin (N-terminal region resembles flavodoxins. C-terminal ferrodoxin region binds two 4Fe-4S clusters.), coding for MKARFASIYFLSGTGNSLSAAHLVAKTLEQHQIPTSVTSIDFKLGSIHKQQERGNSLLGLCYPTHGFGVPWAMLKFIWQLPFARKGERFFLLNTRAGTRIYNVFIPGISGMAQLVPLIILLVKGYGLSGLLPLDMPSNWISVHPGMAPWVFNPIVERCNRIATRFATRIAEGRRYLHPYVFIFLPLDLFLIPIGIAYQAVGRFLLSKTFFATTDCNGCNLCVEKCPVGAVKMVDGRPFWTFSCESCMRCMNICPKQAVQTPHLFAAVLITIVAALPVTQWLHQQLGLLIPSVYNSFQWPWNILIASVVNIPVFFVVYYVFHLLVRYAWINKLFRYTSLTYYWRRYLAPTISAKDFTRK
- a CDS encoding cold shock domain-containing protein — translated: MKNGKVKFFNESKGFGFIKDNETEKEYFVHATGLIDRIKEGDDVTFELQEGKKGLNAVNVKLA